In the Pseudoliparis swirei isolate HS2019 ecotype Mariana Trench chromosome 21, NWPU_hadal_v1, whole genome shotgun sequence genome, one interval contains:
- the LOC130211903 gene encoding type I phosphatidylinositol 4,5-bisphosphate 4-phosphatase-A-like, which produces MEDGERSPLLSEQHDGTNGSSHGYTAQSLAPFPSSVAPGEAPPPYSPQVSPDSSSSAPTISCRVCQCAISVEGKTHQHVVKCGICNEATPIKNAPVGKKYVRCPCNCLLICKVTSQRIACPRPDCKRVINLGPVHVDRESPEPQHQPVGIRIICGHCSNTFLWTEFSDRTLARCPHCRKVSSIGRRYPRRRSLLCFLLFVVFVASTAGLMVGTWQPAQKSNGIYASWALLGLLALLSMARTVYWRCLKISDPVSNVT; this is translated from the exons ATGGAGGACGGGGAGCGGTCGCCGCTGCTGTCCGAGCAGCACGACGGCACCAACGGCAGCTCGCACGGATACACGGCGCAGA gTTTGGCGCCGTTCCCCAGCTCGGTGGCCCCCggcgaggctccgcccccttacTCGCCGCAGGTCAGCccggacagcagcagcagcgctccGACCATCAGCTGCCGGGTCTGCCAGTGCGCCATATCGGTGGAGGGCAAGACGCACCAGCACGTGGTGAAGTGCGGCATCTGCAACGAGGCCACG CCGATAAAGAACGCCCCCGTGGGGAAGAAGTACGTCCGCTGTCCGTGTAACTGCCTCCTGATCTGCAAAGTCACGTCGCAGAGGATCGCCTGCCCGAGGCCGGACTG TAAACGCGTCATCAACCTGGGCCCGGTCCACGTGGACCGAGAGAGTCCGGAACCGCAGCATCAGCCCGTTGGCATCCGGATCATCTGTGGACACTGCTCCAACACATTCctg TGGACCGAGTTTTCCGACCGGACTTTGGCTCGATGTCCTCACTGCCGGAAAGT ctcTTCTATTGGTCGACGTTACCCCAGAAGGAGGAGCCTACTGTGCTTCCTGCTGTTTGTTGTCTTCGTCGCCTCCACTGCAGGActtatg GTCGGGACGTGGCAACCCGCCCAGAAGTCCAACGGGATCTACGCCTCGTGGGCGCTGCTCGGCCTGCTCGCCCTGCTCAGCATGGCCAGGACCGTCTACTGGAGGTGCCTGAAGATCAGCGACCCCGTATCCAACGTCAcgtag
- the LOC130212127 gene encoding C-type lectin 1-like — protein MAPSQRFRLGSSLMSWDSAQTHCRTLSTDLAKVRDLADNEELKRMATNYPIWIGLTGTAWAWSDGSEPTYTPWSQQDPAPNGIADCAVLDVSSDPLGMIESNCAVPQPFICYEDAVRERLVVLKLTADSSLDITDPAVLESILNTVAMKLKEQGASKDVHLRWRNVPEKLIIPEEAENITDIVCPSVFD, from the exons ATGGCCCCCTCTCAAAGGTTCCGCCTGGGCAGCAGCCTCATGAGCTGGGACAGCGCTCAGACGCACTGCAGGACTCTCTCCACGGACCTGGCCAAGGTCAGGGACCTGGCGGACAACGAGGAGCTGAAGAGGATGGCGACGAATTACCCGATCTGGATCGGGCTGACGGGGACCGCCTGGGCGTGGTCCGATGGCAGCGAACCCACGTACACGCCCTGGAGCCAGCAGGACCCCGCGCCCAACGGAATCGCAGACTGCGCCGTGCTCGATGTCAGCAGCGACCCCCTCGGAATGATCGAGAGCAACTGTGCCGTGCCGCAGCCCTTCATCTGCTacgaag ACGCGGTGAGGGAGCGCTTGGTGGTACTGAAGCTGACCGCCGACTCCTCGTTGGACATAACGGACCCCGCCGTGTTGGAGTCCATCTTGAATACG GTGGCGATGAAGCTGAAAGAACAAGGAGCATCTAAAGATGTGCACCTGAGATGGAGGAATGTTCCAGAGAAGCTGATTATACCCGAAGAAGCGGAGAATATAACTGACATAGTGTGTCCCTCGGTATTCGACTGA